A part of Phoenix dactylifera cultivar Barhee BC4 chromosome 2, palm_55x_up_171113_PBpolish2nd_filt_p, whole genome shotgun sequence genomic DNA contains:
- the LOC103716066 gene encoding probable low-specificity L-threonine aldolase 1 has product MVMRIVDLRSDTVTKPTEAMRAAMASADVDDDVLGSDPTAHRFESEMARVMGKEAALFVPSGTMGNLISVLVHCEVRGSEVILGDNSHIHVYENGGISTIGGVHPRTVKNNPDGTMDLDQIEAAIRHPEGALYYPTTRLICLENTHANCGGRCISSEYTDRVGEIAKKHGLKLHIDGARIFNASVALGVPVHRLVQAADSVSVCMSKGLGAPIGSVIVGSSEFITKARRLRKTLGGGMRQVGVLCAAAYVALRDNVGKLEDDHKKAKLFADGLKQIKELTVDTSSVETNMVFLDIVESSHISPERLCQVLEEHGVLAMPASSTSVRLVVHHQILESDIRYVLACMKQAVQELSTDGITK; this is encoded by the exons ATGGTGATGAGAATTGTAGACCTCCGATCTGACACGGTCACGAAACCCACGGAGGCGATGCGAGCTGCCATGGCGAGCGCCGATGTGGACGACGACGTTTTGGGCTCCGACCCCACCGCCCACCGCTTCGAATCCGAGATGGCGAGGGTCATGGGGAAGGAAGCCGCTCTCTTCGTGCCCTCGGGCACCATGGGAAATCTCATATCGGTGCTTGTCCATTGTGAGGTCAGGGGCAGCGAGGTCATCCTTGGGGACAATTCCCACATACATGTCTACGAAAATGGAGGCATATCGACCATTGGAGGCGTGCACCCGAGGACCGTGAAGAACAATCCCGACGGCACCATGgatctcgatcagatcgaagcaGCTATTAGGCATCCCGAGGGAGCACTCTACTACCCAACTACTAGGTTAATTTGCTTGGAGAATACGCATGCTAA TTGTGGGGGAAGATGCATTTCTTCAGAATATACAGACAGGGTAGGAGAGATAGCTAAAAAGCATGGTTTAAAGCTTCATATTGATGGAGCACGCATCTTTAATGCTTCAGTT GCACTGGGGGTTCCTGTTCATAGGCTGGTGCAAGCTGCTGACTCGGTTTCG GTGTGCATGTCAAAAGGATTGGGTGCTCCAATTGGATCTGTTATTGTAGGCTCAAGCGAGTTTATTACTAAG GCTAGAAGGCTTAGGAAAACCTTAGGTGGTGGGATGAGACAGGTTGGAGTCCTTTGTGCAGCGGCTTATGTTGCTTTGCGAGATAATGTGGGAAAGCTTGAGGATGATCACAAAAAGGCCAAACTGTTTGCag atggaTTGAAACAAATCAAAGAACTAACTGTTGATACATCTTCAGTGGAGACAAATATG GTATTTTTGGATATTGTAGAGAGTTCGCATATATCACCTGAAAGGCTCTGTCAAGTCCTGGAAGAGCATGGTGTACTTGCAATGCCAGCAAGCTCCACAAG TGTCAGGCTTGTCGTCCATCACCAAATTTTAGAGAGTGACATCCGCTATGTACTGGCATGTATGAAG CAAGCTGTTCAAGAATTATCAACTGATGGTATCACAAAATGA